GATCGGCAAAGGAAACAATGGTCGCGTCACGACCGAGGTCCACGTGGAGCAAGTGGGCGTCGGCGGCGTTGGCCCCGACGATCCAGTCCGAGGCCAGGGAAAGTTCGCGGTCGGCGTAGATGGGAAGCGAAAGCCCCACCGGCCCGGCGAACCCGACTGGGGCGTTGGTGGCCTTGACGACCTCTTCCGGGGTGGCCAGCCGGATGTCTTCCTTGGCACCTATCAGGTTTTTGAACTTGATCTCGTTGAGTTCGCGGTCGCCGCGCACCAAAGCGGCCACGGGCTTGCCGTCGGCGATATAGAGCAGCGTCTTGACCACGGCTGCGGGGGCGGCCTTGAGGAAGGCGGCCACTTCCTCAACGGTATGGCTGCCCGGGGTGGCGACTTTCTCGGCCGGCGGGCAGGCCGGGACAGCGCCGGCAGGCGGACAAACGGCCTCGGCCTTTTCGAGGTTGGCCCCGTAGTCGCAGTCCGGGCAGGCCACGATGGTGTCCTCGCCGGTGGCGGCCAGGACCATGAACTCGTGGGAGAACGAGCCGCCAATGGCCCCGGAATCGGCGGACACAGCCCGGAACTTGAGGCCCAGGCGGGTGAAGATGCGGGCATAGGCCTCATACATGGCCCAATAGCTGGCATCGGCCCCGGCCTCGTCCTTATCGAAGGAATAGGCGTCCTTCATGACGAATTCCCGGCCGCGCATAAGGCCAAAGCGGGGACGGATCTCGTCGCGGAACTTGGTCTGAATCTGGTAGAGATTGACCGGCAACTGGCGGTAGGAACGGATTTCGTGGCGCACCAAATCGGTAACCACTTCCTCGTGGGTGGGTCCGAGGCAGGACTCTCGGTCGTGGCGGTCGACGAAGCGCAGCAGTTCGCGGCCGTAGAAATCCCAGCGGCCGGATTCCTTCCACAGGTCGGCGGGCTGCACGGCCGGCATGAGGATTTCCAGCGCCCCGGCCCGATCCATCTCCTCGCGCACAATGTTGGCGACGTTGTTGAGCGCCCGAAGCCCCAGGGGCAAATAGGTGTAAATGCCAGCGGTTAGTTTGCGGATCATGCCGGCGCGCAGCAGGAGCTGGTGGCTTATGACTTCGGCCTCGGCCGGGGTTTCCTTGAGGGTGGGGGCGTAGTAGCGGCTCAGTCGCATGCGGATTCCTTTTTTTCGGTAATAAAGCGTTCCAGTTCGTCCATAAAGGCCGGGATGAGGTTGGCGGCCCCGCGCACTTTGCCAAGCACCTCGCCCTTGCGGAAGATGATGCCGCAGTCGCGCCCGCCGGCAATGCCGATGTCGGCCTCCCGGGCCTCACCCGGGCCGTTGACCACGCAGCCCATGACGGCCACGGTAAAAATTTCAGGGACGCCGCGAAGGCGTTCTTCCACGGCCTCGGCCAGCCCGACCAGATCGATTTCCGTGCGCCCGCAGGTGGGGCACGAGATGATCTCCGGCCCACGGGCGCGCAACTCCAAGGAACGCAAAATCTCGTAGGCCACGCCGATTTCGGTCACCGGATCGCCGGTCAAAGACACCCGCAGCGTGTCTCCCAGGCCTTCGGCCAGGAGGATACCGAGGCCTACGGCGGATTTGACGGCCCCGCGCATGGGCGTTCCAGCCTCGGTGACGCCGATGTGCAGCGGATAATCGACCGTTGCGCCAAGCAGGCGGTAGGCGGCGATGGTGCGCAGCACGGACGAGGATTTAAGCGAGACCTTGATGTCGTAAAAGCCCCGGGCTTCGAGGAAGGCGATGTGTTCAAGCGCGCTTTCGACCATGGCCTCGGGGGTGGGGCCGCCGTGTTTCTTGAGCAGTTCCTTGGCCACGGACCCGGAATTGACGCCGATGCGGATGGGGGCCTTGTGCGCCTTGGCCGCGTCCACCACGACGTCCACAGCGGCTTCGGAGCCGATGTTGCCGGGATTGATGCGCAAGGCGTCAACGCCGGCCTCCAGGGCGGCCACGGCCAGGCGGTGGTCGAAATGGATGTCGGCGATAAGCGGCGCCGCAGCGCCGGCCCGAATGGCGACCAGGGCCTTGGCCGCGGTCTCGTCGAGCACGGCCAGACGTACGATCTCGCAGCCGGCCTCGGTCAGGGCCGCAATTTGCTCCAGGGTGGCGTCCACATCCCGGGTGTCGGTGTTGGTCATGCTTTGGACGCGCACGGGATTGTCGCCGCCGATGCCGACGGAACCGACTTGCACCGTCCGGGTCGGGCGTCTTGGAGCGAGAGGCGATGTTTTTTGCATGGGAAACGTGGGTTAGGTATTGTTGAACCGCAGCGGACGCCAGGGAAAACGCCTCCGGCCAACCGAGATGACTAGCCGCCCTGCCCGACGCCGGTGATGGCCAGACGCACCTCGTCGCCGCTTTTTTGGGCAACCGTGCCGTCGACACGGCAATCAGCGTCTTTTTTGCCCAGGGCGAAAAGCTTTTCAATGATGTCCTTGGCCGTGGCGTCGTCGCAAATCAGGTAGTGCTTCTTGTCCTTGGTTTCAAAGGACAGACAAATGGTTTCTTTCTGGGGATATTGCATAACGCCCGTCACCCTGCCGGTGAGGGACACGGTTTCAGCGGCCAATCCAGTCGCTGCGGTCAGAATCAGGACGACAGCCAGTATCCATACGCGCATCAATACAAACCTCCTTGACGCGACAGCGGCAACGCAGGGTCAGCGGGAAAGAGCATCATCATCGGCCGGGTCGGTCCGACCGGAGCCGGTGAGCAGCCACAGGAGCAGGCATACGGCTGCAACCCAATACAGCACATCCCGGCCAAGAAGCCAGCTGGCGGCATTGCGCAATCCTGGCGGCTCCAGGGTGAAAACCCGGCGCACCACGATATCGGGCACAAAATCCCCAAGCGGCCACTCCAGCCACAGCCCCTCCCGCCAAGCGACAAACAGCCGCATGGCCAGCAAGCCATACAGGGCCGCCAGACTTACCCACAGGCAGCCCCGGCCAAAGGTGTCGCCAGGAATTTTCATGCCGCCTCAACCTTGTGCGCCGTATCCGGGTGGCGGCACTATACGGATGGCGCGCCTGCCTGTAAACGGCTGTGCTGCAATGGCGGCATGTGGCCGCCCCTTTGCTGCAATGCACCATGGGACAGGCAACAAGGCTGGAGTGGGCATGTGGGCATGGCGCGCCGGACAAATTTAAAGGAATTGCCCCAGACTATTGCATGAAGTGCAGCCAAAAGGAAGGGCGGACGCCCCGTCAGGAGCTGGCAGGCTGACCAGCCAAATAAGCCAAGGCCTGTTCCCGGTCGGCAAACCGGGGGGCCTTGTCGGTGATGCCCAGGCGGTCGAGCACTCGCATGAAATTGTCGGCCAGACCAAACACGGCCGCCCGGCGGCCCGAGGCCAGACAGGCGTCGGCCAGAGTGAGCAGGATGTCAAGACCCGCGCCGTTTATCGAGGCATTGGGCGTAAACGCAAAAAGAATCGCCCGGGCTGCGTCCATCTCCCGAAACGCCCGGGTCAGAAATGGCTCGGTTTCGCCGGTGAGACTGCCCCGGATGTGGATGACGCCGACCTCCCCTTCCCTGGTGGCGGCCACATCGCCGTAACTGCCGGCCGATTCGACCATATCCAGGCGGGCTCCCGCCCGACTCAGAGCAGCTTCCAGGGTTTCCCGGCGGATGGGCTTGTCGATAAAATCCGTGGCCCGGAGTCCCAGGGCGGCCAGGGCCAGATCGGTGTCGCCATGGCCAGTGATGACAATGACCTCAGTGGCGGGTCGACGGGCTTTGATGGCTTTGAGGACCTGCAGGCCGTCCATGCCAGGCATCTTGATGTCGGTGAGCACGAGGGGCGGGGACTCGGCGTCAAAGAGGGCCAAACCCTCCTCGCCGCTGGCCGCAACCAGCACCCGATAGCCGTAGGCTCCGAGATAGAGCTCGAACATCTGAAGCGTGGGCCGTTCGTCGTCGATAACCAAAATGGTGCGCATAGGGGCTCCCGGACCGTCTCGCATGTGGCTGTTTGCTGGCTTGGGGCGGCGACGTCAAGCTCCGCGGCCGGGTCTGTCCCGGGCGGCCGGAAAAGTCAGTCGAAACACGCTTCCCTGGCCAGGGGCGCTGTCGACTTCAATTTCGCCGCCGTAATCCCTGACGATGCCGTAGGTTATGGCCAAGCCCAGGCCCATGCCCTGGCCGGTTTGCTTGGTGGTGAAAAACGGTTCGAAAATCTTGCGTCGCTCGGATTCCGGGATGCCGGTCCCGGTATCGGAAACAGACACCATGACCTGCCCGTTGACGCTTCGGGAGGTGATGGCCAGACGCCGGGGTCGATCCCGGCCGCGCGGAT
The nucleotide sequence above comes from Desulfovibrio sp. TomC. Encoded proteins:
- a CDS encoding proline--tRNA ligase, with the protein product MRLSRYYAPTLKETPAEAEVISHQLLLRAGMIRKLTAGIYTYLPLGLRALNNVANIVREEMDRAGALEILMPAVQPADLWKESGRWDFYGRELLRFVDRHDRESCLGPTHEEVVTDLVRHEIRSYRQLPVNLYQIQTKFRDEIRPRFGLMRGREFVMKDAYSFDKDEAGADASYWAMYEAYARIFTRLGLKFRAVSADSGAIGGSFSHEFMVLAATGEDTIVACPDCDYGANLEKAEAVCPPAGAVPACPPAEKVATPGSHTVEEVAAFLKAAPAAVVKTLLYIADGKPVAALVRGDRELNEIKFKNLIGAKEDIRLATPEEVVKATNAPVGFAGPVGLSLPIYADRELSLASDWIVGANAADAHLLHVDLGRDATIVSFADLREVAPGDPCPKCGAMLTFTKGIEVGHVFKLGLKYSQALNATFLDEAGKEQFMIMGCYGIGVSRIVASCIEQNNDASGIVFPPPIAPFEVALINLSPKDDTANAKADEIYNQLTTAGIQVLLDDRDERPGVKFKDADLIGFPIQLTLGGKGLARGIVETKDRRTNEKGELSLEGFFEAFATWRAGVHQGWGLE
- the ispG gene encoding flavodoxin-dependent (E)-4-hydroxy-3-methylbut-2-enyl-diphosphate synthase, which gives rise to MQKTSPLAPRRPTRTVQVGSVGIGGDNPVRVQSMTNTDTRDVDATLEQIAALTEAGCEIVRLAVLDETAAKALVAIRAGAAAPLIADIHFDHRLAVAALEAGVDALRINPGNIGSEAAVDVVVDAAKAHKAPIRIGVNSGSVAKELLKKHGGPTPEAMVESALEHIAFLEARGFYDIKVSLKSSSVLRTIAAYRLLGATVDYPLHIGVTEAGTPMRGAVKSAVGLGILLAEGLGDTLRVSLTGDPVTEIGVAYEILRSLELRARGPEIISCPTCGRTEIDLVGLAEAVEERLRGVPEIFTVAVMGCVVNGPGEAREADIGIAGGRDCGIIFRKGEVLGKVRGAANLIPAFMDELERFITEKKESACD
- a CDS encoding response regulator; the encoded protein is MRTILVIDDERPTLQMFELYLGAYGYRVLVAASGEEGLALFDAESPPLVLTDIKMPGMDGLQVLKAIKARRPATEVIVITGHGDTDLALAALGLRATDFIDKPIRRETLEAALSRAGARLDMVESAGSYGDVAATREGEVGVIHIRGSLTGETEPFLTRAFREMDAARAILFAFTPNASINGAGLDILLTLADACLASGRRAAVFGLADNFMRVLDRLGITDKAPRFADREQALAYLAGQPASS